GGCGACGGTGTTCATGCCGGTCGGCGCGCCGCTGCCCAAGATCGCCGCGACGCGGGGCTACGGGGCCGAGGTCGTGTTCCCGGGGCCGACCGTCGACGAGTGCCTCGTCGCCGCGCAGGAGTACGCCGACGAGAGCGGCGCGGTCCTCATCCATCCCTTCGACCACCCTGACGTCGTCAGCGGGCAGGGCACGATCGGGCTGGAGATCATGGAGGCGTGCCCCGACGTCCGGACGATCGTGTCGCCGGTCGGCGGCGGCGGGCTGCTCGCCGGCATCGCGGCGGCCGCCAAGGGGATCGCGGAGGAGACGGGCGGGCCGAAGATCAAGGCGCTCGGCGCGCAGGCCAAGCGCGCGGCGGCGTTCCCGCCCTCGCTCGCCGCGGGCCGGCCCCTGGCCGTCGAGGTCGAGCCGACGATGGCGGACGGCATCGCGGTCGGCCGCCCCGGCAGGCTGACCCACGCCATGTTCGGCGAGCTGGTGGACGCGGTCGTCACCGTGACCGAGGAGTCCATCTCCCAGGCCCTGCTGCTGTGCCTCGAACGCGCCAAGCAGGTCGTCGAGCCCGCGGGGGCGGCCGGGGTCGCGGCGCTGCTGGAGCACGGGTACGCGGTCGAGCCGCCCGTGGTGGTGGTGCTGTCGGGCGGCAACATCGACCCGCTGCTGCTGTCGAAGGTGCTGCGGCACGGCCTGGCGGGCGCGGGACGCTACCTGGTGGTCCGCTGCCGGCTGAAGGACCGTCCCGGCGCGCTGGTGACGCTGCTCAGCGAACTCGCGGAGCTGGGCGTCAACGTCCTGGACGTGATGCACGAGAGGGTCGCGGCCCGGCTGCACGTGGAGGAGGCCGAGGTCCTCATGCACCTGGAGACGCGGGGCTCCGACCATTCGGAGGACGTACTGGGCCGCCTCCGCGAGCGGGGCTACACCCTCACGCTCAGCTAGGGCGGCCTTGACGCGCCGCCCTCGCCCGGTCGCCGGACGAGGGCGGGCACGGTCACGCCGGCGTCACAGGGACGGCTTGCCCTCGGAGTAGAGCCACGCGTCGGCCCACTTGTCCAGCTTCTTGTGCGAGAGCCGCTCGGCGAAGCGGACGAAGTCCGCCGTCGAGGCGTTGCCGTAGCGGTACGCGGCCGGCCACTCCTTCAGCAGCCGGAAGAACGCCTTCTCGCCGATGGTCTTGCGCAGGACGTGGACGGCCATTCCGCCGCGGTCGTAGACGAGACCGTCGAAGATGTGGTCGCGTCCCGGGTCGGCCACCACGTTCCGCCACAGTTCGTCGTCCGCCGGGGTCGAGTAGACCGCGTCGAAGCTCTCCTGGACCGGCGTCCCCTCGAACTTCTCCGCGTACAGCCACTCGGAGTACGTCGCGAAGCCCTCGTTCAGCCAGATGTCGGACCACCGCTTCGGCGTCACCGAGTCACCGAACCACTGGTGGCCAAGCTCGTGCGCGAGCAGAGCGCCGCTCGGGACGGCGCCCGGTCGGCGGCCCAGGTCGTACACCGGGCGGCCCTGCGTCTCCAGCGCGTACCCAAAGCCGCCCTTGACGACGATCCCGCCCGTCGAGGTGAACGGGTAGCGGCCGTACAGCGACGCCTGGAAGTCCTGGATCTCGGCGGTCTGCCGGTGGAACTTCCGCGCGTCGTCGGGCTTGATGTTCATGGCCCGGTCGGTGGCGGTCAGGTTCGGCACCCGGTCGCCGGTCCGCCCGGTGATGACGTCGTACTTCCCGATCGCCAGCATGGACAGCTCGCTCGCCATCGGATGCCGCATCACCCAGCGCGTCGTCGTCTGCCCGTTCTTCGTCCACGTGCCGCGCAGGTCGCCGTTGGACAGCGTGGTGAGGTCCTTGGGCGCCGTGAGCGTGAACGTGTACGTCGCCTTGTCGGTCGGGTGGTCGTTGACCGGGTAGACCGTCGCGGCGCCGAACGGCTGGTTGACCATCACCGCGCCGTCGTCCGTCGGGATCCAGCCGGACGTGCCCAGCGTCGCGTCGTTGATGGGCCGCGGGACGCCCGAGTAGGCGACCGTCACCGTGAAGTGCCGGTTCTTCCGCAGTCCCTTGCGCGGGGTGATGACGAGTTCCTGCGCCCCGGTCCGCTTGAAGGACGCCTTGGTCCCGTCCACCTTCAGCGACGAGATGGTGAACGGGCCGAGGAAGTCCAGGTTGAACCGCGACAGGTTCTGCGTGGCCCGCGCCTTGATCTTGGTGACGGCCCGGACGCCCCTGGTTCCGGGGTCGTACTTCAGGTCGATGTCGTAGTGGGCGACGTCGTAGCCGCCGTTGCCCATGTCGGGGAAGTAGGGGTCGCCCGCTCCCGGCGCGCCCGGCGTGAACCGCGCGGCGGCGCTCGCGGGCGCCGCCGGCACCGCGAGAGCCGCGGCGACGCCCAGCGTCACGGCGGCGAGGGCTCTGGGGGTTGTGCTCATCGGCCTCGTCCTCGGTGCTCCTCGGTGACGGCCGCCGCTCCGTCACGACGGCCATGATCGAGACTTTCTCGTGATCGGGGCCGGATCAAGCGCGATCAGGTCTCGAATGCGTGAGCATGGGAGGCCCTTTGTGGCCGCATGCGGCCCCGGTTACCCGGAGCGCGGACCGGGGGAACGGCGCGGGCTACTTGGCCGGGCGGCCCTTCTTGTACAGCCAGTCGTCGAAGAAGTCGTCGAGCTTCTTCCCCGAGACCTTGTTCGCCGTCGCGACGAACTGGGCCGTGGTCGCGTTGGAGTGCCGCCGCTCCTTCGCCCACGTCCTGAGGATCTCGTAGAAGACGTCCTCGCCGACCCGTTCGCGCAGCGCCACCAGCGTCATCCCGCCGCGGTCGTACACCGAGCGCCCGAACATCCGCCGGCGGCCGGGGTCGCCGGGCGGGTTGTCCCACAGCTCCTTCGCCATGGGGCTCTCGTAGCGCTCGTCGAACTGCCGCTGGACGGACGGGCCGCCGCTCTTCTCCTCCCACAGCCACTCGGCGTAGGTCGCGAAGCCCTCGTTCAGCCAGATGTCCTTCCAGCCGGTGACGCTGACGCTGTTGCCGAACCACTGGTGCGCCAGCTCGTGCGCCACGATGCCCGGCCGCGCCCCGAACGACCCGTACACCGGGCGTGTCTGGGTCTCCAACGCGAAGCCGACCTCGGCGTTGTCGACCAGGCCGCCGGTGGACGTGAACGGGTAGGGCCCGAACAGCTTCGAGAACTCCTCGGTGATCTCGATGTTCAGGTCGTGGAACTCGTCCAGGTCGACCGTGGGAAGGGTCGGGTCCACCGCGGTGATGACCTGCACGCCGCTCTCGGTCCGCCCCGTCCGCACGTCGAACCGCCCGACCGTGACCGTGGCCAGGTACGTCGCCATCGGCTCCCGGACGCGCCACTTGCTCGTCGTCTGGGCGCGGCGATGCCCGATCGGCTCGATGCCCGGGCCGCTCGGGGGCCCGTCCGGGCCGGTGCCGGGAGGTCCGCCGGGCGTGCCGGGCGTCTGGCCGCCCGTCCCGGTGAGCGGCGTCTCGGGCTCGCCGTTGGCGATCGCCGTCAGCCCCTGCGGGACCGTGATCTCGAAGTCGAACGTGGCCTTGTCGCTCGGGTGGTCGTTGCTCGGGAACCAGGACTTCGCGCCGCTCGGCTGGCACGCCACGAACACCCCGTCGGACGTGCGGATCCAGCCGTAGGTGCCGAGCACCGGGTCCGACACCGGCTTCGGCGATCCCGAGTACTCGATGACCGCGGTGAACTCGGCGCCCTTCTTCAGCGGTTTCGCCGGGGTGACCTCCAGCTCGCGACCGGCGCGCTGCCGCCGCGCGGGCGCGCCGTCCACCTTGATGGACCGCACGTCGAGGCCCTCGAGGTCGAGGTTGAACCGGGCCAGCCGCTCGGTCGCCTTCGCCTTGATCGTGGCCGTGCCCCGCAGTTGTTCGGCGGCGTCCGGGTCGATGTCGAGCTTCAGCCCGTAGTGCTGGACGTCGTAGCCGCCGTTGCCGTCGCCGGGCACGTAGTCGTCGCCCGCGGTCGCCTGCCCCGCCGGTCCCGTCGCGGCCGAGCCGGGGGACGGGCCGGAAGTGCCGTCGTCATCGCCGAACGGGGACACCTGGCAGGCCGCGGTCAGCGACCCCGCGACGGCGAGCGCGGCCAGTCCCGCGGCGCCACGGAACGCGGTCCGGGAGCCGTGGCGGCAGGGGATGGGGGATCTTCCGGCCTTGTGCACCCGCCAAGAGTGCCCGGACGGGTGCGCGCGAGGCAACTCGGGCCGGGACGCCGGATCAGCGGCGGGCGTAGGGGTCAGGGACGTTCGGACCGGCCTTGGCGACGACGGTCCGCGCGACCTTGCAGTGGAGGGCCTGCTTGCGCGGGTCCCAGAGGATCCACGCGACGTTGATGAGGCCGATGCACCCGCAGATGCCGCCCAGCACGCTGTAGAACGCGGAGCGTCCCGCGGCCTGGCCGGTCGTGATCGCCTGCCCGTCGGCCTCGCGGACCACCCTGATCCCCAGGAGCTTCTTGCCGAGCGTCTGCCCCCATCTGGCGTGCATCAGCCAGTAGTAGAAGAAGCCCAGCACGACGCCGATCGCGTTGCTCGACAGCTGGTCGGAGGTGTACATCGACTGGTTGTTCTCCGGGTTGAAGACGCGGTTCCAGTCGACGAACGGCAGCGAGATCAGGCTGGTGACGATGCCGACGAGGACGATGTCGACGATGGCGGCGCCCAGCCGCGCCCAGCGGCTCGCCAGCCCCTGGGCCGGGTCGAAATAGCCTCCCGCGCCGCCGTACCCCTGCCCGCCGGGGTACTTCGGCAGCCCACCCGGCCCTTGCTCCTGCCCGTACGGCTGCTGCCCGTAGGGCTCCTGGCCGTACGGTTGCTGCCCGTACGGTTGCTGCCCGTAGGGCTGCTGTTGGCCGTGGGGCTGCCCGTAAGGGTCCTGCCCGTACGGTCCCTGGCCATAGGGCTGTTGCTGCCCGGGGGGCTGCTGACCGTAGTGCTGCCCGCCGTGGGGCTGCTGACCGCCCGGCTGCTGCCGCCCGCCGTACTGCCCCGGTTGTTCGGGCCCCTGCGGGTGACCGTGCGGCCGCTCTTCCGGTTCGTCCCCGGACGCGGGGTCGTTCGGCGGTTGCGTCATGCGGAAAGGTTGGCCGCGCCGCCGCCGTCCAAACATCGCCGCGTCCGGGGACGTTGCGAACTTTGCGCCACGATGATCGAAACTTGCCCGCGGCGCGGGCGCTCACGACCGGGCGTACGGGTTCGGCGCCCACGGCGGCGCCTTGACCACCAGCGTTCCCGCCACCTTGTCGTGCACGGCCTGCTTCTGCGCGTCCCAGAGGATCCAGGCGTTGTCGAGCATCCCGAGCGCGCCGATGAGCGCGCCGCCGGGCACGAGGTTGAGCAGGGCCGTCGCGACGGAGACGGCGTAGACGAACGCCTGCCTGCCGATCGCCTGCCGCCAGGTCAGCGCGGAATGGCCGGCGACGCTCACCACCCGGATGCCCAGGGCCTTCTTGCCGATCGTCTGCCCCCACTTGGCGTGCGCGACGGTGAAGTACGCGAAGCCCAGCAGGAACACGACCACGTACGCGCCGATCAGCCGGGGGATGTGGTAGAGCTCTGTCAGTTCGGTGACCGGTTCGCCGGACGACATGGACTCCTCCATCGCGTCCCACCGGATGGAGAACAGGACGGCCGGGATGCTCACGACGCCGAGGATGAGGGAGTCGAGGAGCGCCGCTCCCAGCCGCGCCCAGCGCCCGGCCAGATGGTCCTGCGGGCCGCCGGGCCCCGGAAGCGGCTGCCCCGGAGGGCCGTAACCGGGCTGTGGCCCGGCGGCGCCGGCCCCGGGGGCGGGGACGGGCGGCGGCGCCTGGCCGGGTCCTGCGCCGTAGGTGCCCTGGTACGGCGGAGGGCGCTCGGGGGTGCGGTCGGGACCGTCCGGCGCCGGGGACTCCGGATCGGGGGCCTGCCCCTCTTCGTCCCGGAACTGGGGGTTCTGCGGCGGTTCGCTCATGCGCCTCAGTGTGCCGGTAAACGCGGGCGCGCGGTCACCCGGCGGCGATCCGGGGCCGGACCGTGGGGGGAGCCGTCCGGCCCCGGACCGCACCTGCCCCGGACCTGCCGGGGCCCCCGGGCGGCCTCAGAGGTTCCCGCGGCGCGCCTGCTCGCGCTCGATCGCCTCGAACAGCGCCTTGAAGTTGCCCTTGCCGAAGCCGAGCGAGCCGTGCCGCTCGATCATCTCGAAGAACACCGTCGGCCGGTCCTGGACGGGCTTGGTGAAGATCTGCAGCAGGTAGCCGTCCTCGTCGCGGTCGACGAGGATGCGGCGCTTCTGCAGCTCCTCGATCGGCACCCGCACCTCGCCGATGCGCTTCCGCAGGTCCGGGTCCTCGTAGTACGAGTCGGGGGTGTCGAGGAACTCCACGCCCGCCGCCCTCATACGGTCCACGGTGGCGAGGATGTCGTTGGTGTTGAGCGCGATGTGCTGGACGCCAGGCCCGCCGTAGAACTCCAGGTACTCCTCGATCTGCGACTTGCGCCTGCTCTCCGCCGGCTCGTTCAGCGGGAACTTCACCTTGCGCGTCCCGTCCGCGACGACCTTGGACATCAGCGCCGAGTACTCGGTCGCGATGTCGTCGCCGATGAACTCGGCCATGTCGGTGAAGCCCATGACCCGGTGGTAGAAGTCGGCCCACTCGTTCATGCGCTCGACGTTGCCGACGCAGTGGTCGATCCCTTGGAAGTAGCGCTTCTCCGGCGGCTCCACGATCGGGTCGGCGGGCGCGAACCCCGGAAGGTAGGGGCCGGTGTAGTTCGAGCGGTCGACGAACGAGTGGCGGGTCTCGCCGTAGGTGGCGATCGCCGCGATCGTCACCTTGCCGTGCTCGTCCTCCAGGACGTGCGGCTCCTCAAGGCCCTTCGCCCCGTTCTCGACGGCATGCCGGTACGCGGCCTCCACGTCGGGGACCTCGATCGCGAGGTCCACCACGCCGTCGCCGTGCTCGGCGACGTGCCGGCCGAGGTCGGTGCCCGCCCGCACCGGGCCGCGGAGGACGAACCGGGCACTGCCCGACTCCAGCACGTGCACCGCCTCGTCCGGGCTGCCGTTCTCCGGGCCGCGGTAGGCGACCCTGCGCATGCCGAACGCGGTGGAGTAGTAGTGCGCCGCCTGCCGGGCGTTGCCGACGGCGAAGACGACGGCGTCCATCCCCTTGACCGGAAACTCATCCATGCCACCCAATTTCGACGTGCGCCTACAAGCTGTGCAAGAGTGGCTTCATCTGCTGGGCAATCTGTACAGTAAACCGCGAAATTCGTCCGTCGCTCTGTACATCGTGACCATGAACCGCGGAGGGTGGCGTGCCGATCGACGAACTGGACGGCCGGCTGATCGAGCTGTTCACCGCCGAACCCCGCGTCGGCGTCCTGGAGGCGTCCCGGCGGCTCGGGGTCGCGCGCGGCACCGTCCAGGCGCGGCTCGACCGCCTCGCCCGCGACGGGGTCATCTCGCGCTTCGGACCCGAGATCGACCCCGCCGCCCTCGGCTACGGGGTGACCGCGTTCGTGACGCTGCAGCTGCGGCAGAGCCGGGGCCGGGGGGAGAGCGGTCACGATCCCGTCGGCCGGAGGCTCGCCCAGGTGCCCGAAGTGCTCGAAGCCCACACCATCACCGGCCCCGGCGACATGCTGTGCCGCGTCGTCGCGCGCAGCAACACCGACCTGCAGCGCGTCATCGACGTCATCGTGGACGTGGAGGGCGTCGAACGGGCGTCCTCGGTGATCTCACTGGCGACCCAGGTGCCCTACCGCACGCTGCCCCTGGTCCGCGCCACGGCGGAACAGGCGAAAACCGCGCGGGGCGAAAGAACCACGAGAACCGGAAGAACCACACCGGACAAACAGAACGCCCCGCACCAAAAACGACCCGCGACCTAAGTCCCATCCGCTAAACCGGCCGATAATGCGCAAAACCGGCAAAACCAACCCGGTCGACCGCGTGAGGCACGGGGCCGGGGTGTGCGCGGTGTCCGGGAGGGTTCGAACTGCGGGGGCGTGGATGCGACGAAGCCCGGGGGGTCGTCCCCCGGGCCGGTGGAGCGGGGTACCCGGCAGCACCCCGCTCCGTGGAAAGACCTGGTCGTTCTCCGTACGGGCGTCAGTCGGCTCCGTACGGGGTGGCGTCGAGGATCTCGACGGTCATGCTGCGGCCGTTCGGCAGCGCGTAGGTGGCCTTGTCGCCGACCTTCTTGCCGTTGATGGCCGCTCCGAGAGGCGAGTTCGGCGAGTACACGTCGATGGGGGCGCCGACCTCCTCCCGTGACGCGAGGAGGAACGTGACCTCTTCGTCGTCCCCTTCGAAGGAGACCGTGACGGTCATGCCGGGGCCGACGACGCCCTCGGTGCGCGGCGCCTCGCCGACGCGCGCGTTCTCCAGGATGCTCTGGAGCTGGAGGATGCGGCCCTCGATCTTGCCCTGTTCCTCTTTGGCCGCGTGGTAGCCGCCGTTCTCGCGCAGGTCCCCTTCCTCCCGCGCCGCTTCGATCTTCTGTGCGATCTCGATGCGGCCCGGGCCCGACAGGTGCTCCAGCTCAGCCTTGAGCCGGTCGTACGCCTCCTGGGTGAGCCAGGTGACGTTGTCAGCGCGGGTCTCGGTCACGGGTACTCCTCATCCACATGTTGCGATCTCGTCCGTCCGCGCGGACGGGCGTCACATCGACATGAAGTGCGGCCGGGTGAAACCTCTAGCCTATCCGGTGTGTGCGGGTAAAGGTTCCCTGATCTCGGCGTCTGCAATCCGCCAATCGTCATTCGCGCTTCACCCGGTGCGGCCGCGCCATGCGGGGTCCGGCGAATCGGTCCGGAGCCGGCCGCCTCAGACCGCGCGGCAGCCGTGAATTCTGGCCCCGGTCGCCCTTCGCGGGGTGGTGAGCGTCTCGGTGTCCCGCACCTTGGACGTTCCCACGGGCAGGACGACCTCCTTCTCCGCGAGGATCTCGAAATCCGGGTCGAAGGCGTCGACGGTACAGCGCACTTCGTCGTCCTCCCCCTTGGCGACCAGGTAGGTGATCTTCACCGACGTGTCGGCGATGTCGAAGGCGACGGTCTCCGCCATGATGCCGGGAGTCCGCCCGGCGTTCATGTAGATCACGCCGAAGCCGACGGAGGCCAGGGCCACGAGCACGCCGATGACCACCAGTCCCAGGGGGCGCCTCCGGTCCTCGGAGGGACCGGCGGGCTTCGACACGCTCGTCGTCATGGCGGGGAATCTCCGTGCGGTGTGCGGACGTTGTCAGGGACAATTCTCGTCTGTCATGGCGCGTGCCTCGAACCGGGGCCGCTCTTAGGTCCGTTAAGGAGAACACAGGTGTCCGAGGTCATCGGCGATCCCACGTTCGAGAGACCCCGTGGCGGCGACGAGCCGCTGCGCCTGATGGCGGTGCACGCCCACCCCGACGACGAGTCCAGCAAGGGCGCGGCGACGATGGCCAAGTACGCGGCCGAGGGCGTCGAGGTCCTCGTCGTGACCTGCACCGGCGGCGAGCGCGGCGACATCCTGAACCCGGCGATGGACCGTCCCGAGATCAAGGCCGACATCGGCAAGGTCCGGCAGGAGGAGATGGCCCGCGCCCGCGAGATCCTCGGCGTCCGGCAGAGCTGGCTCGGTTTCGTCGACTCCGGCTTCCCCGAGGGCGACCCCCCGCCGCCGCTCCCCGAGGGCTGCTTCGCGCTCCAGCCGCTGGAGACCGCCTCCGAGCCGCTGGTGCGCGCCGTCCGCGAATTCCGCCCCCACGTGATGCTCACCTACGACGAGAAGGGCGGGTACCCCCACCCCGACCACGTGAAGTGCCACGAGGTCTCGATGGAGGCGTTCGAGGCCGCGGGCGACCCGGAGCGGTACCCCGGCACGGGCGACCCCTGGCAGCCGCTCAAGCTCTACTACCACCTGACCTTCAACAAGGACCGCATCCTCGCCCTGCACAACGCGATGGAGAAGGCGGGCCGTGAGTCGCCCTACGGCGACTGGATCAAGCGCTTCGACGAGGAGAGCGAGCGGAGGGCGAAGTGGGAGGTGACCACCCGCGTCCCCTGCGCCGACTACTTCGAGACCAGGGACCGGGCCCTGCTCGCCCACGCCACCCAGATCGACCCCAACGGCTTCTGGTTCGTCGTCCCGCTGGACATCCAGCGTGAGGCGTGGCCCACCGAGGACTACCATTTGGCCAGGTCCCTCGTCGACACCGAGCTGCCGGAGGACGACCTGTTCGCCGGCGTCCGGGAGAAGGTGTGTCTGTAGTGCTGTCTCTCGTCGTGGCGCAGGGCGACGACAACTTCCCCCTGAACGACGACACCGTCTCCCCGGGCTTCCTCGGGCTCGGCGTCGTGCTCCTGCTCGGGCTGGTGATGGTCCTCCTCATCCGCTCGATGAACAAGCAGGTGAGGAAGATCCAGGCGCCGCGCGAGGCGGAGCTGATCCAGCAGGAGTGGGAGCGGGCGGAGGCCGCGAGGGCGGCGAAGGCCGCCGGTGCCGGACGGGACGCCGCCGAGCCCGCCGGTTCCGGGCCCGCCGGTTCCGGGTCCGGGGACTCCAAGGCGGGCGATTCGCGGGCGGGCGACCCCGACCGGGCGGACGACGCCTGACCCGTCCGCCTCGGTTGGACTCCGCCGCGCCCGGGGAGGACCCTTCCCGTGCGCGCGAACATCGAGGACTCCTACGCCGAGCTCGCCCCGGCGGCGGCCCGGCTGCTGCGGCTGCTCAGCCTGTATCCGGGCGACGAGATCGGTCCCGGCGTCGCCGCCGCGCTCGCCGACGTCCCCGAGTCGCGGGCCCGCCGGCTGCTGGACGCGCTGGCCGCCCGCGGCCTGGTCGCCGAGAGCGGCGGCCGCTTCCGGCTTCCCGACTCCGTCCGCGCCCATGCGCGCGAACGGGCCCGGCACGAGGACAGCGAGGCCGACCGGAACGCGGCGCTGCGCCGGGCGCTCGACCACCACCTGTCCGCCACCGCCGCCGGAGAGGCGGGAATCGAGGCGGAGGGCCTCGCGCTGCTGGAGCGGGAACGCTGGGCGGAGGTCGCCGACGTCCTGGAGGAGGACCTGCGCGACGCCGAGCGCGCCGGCGACCACCACGCGGAGCTGCGCGCCCGCCTCGACCTCGGCCGCGCGCTGACCCGCGCGGGCGACACCGCCCGCGCGATGGAACTGCTCGGGCCGCTGCCGGACGAGTTCGCGGCCCTGCCCGTCCCCGACCAGACCGCCCGCGCCGAAGCCCTGGCGGGCCTGGGGGAGGCGTACCTGCAGGCGCGGCGGCCGGTCGCGGCGACGAACTTCTTCGGGCAGGCGCTGGAGATCCTGCGCGGGGAGAGCGACGTCGACCGGCAGGGCGACATGTTCGTCGGCATCGCCGACGCCGCCCGCCACCGCGGCGACCGCGCCGCCGAGAACGCCGCGCTGGACCGCGCCGCGGAGCTCTACGAGTCCGTCCACAGCCCGAAGGCCGCCCGGCTCGCCGAACGCCGCGCCGCCCGCTGACGTCAGACCTTGCCGTGGTCCCAGCTGACCACCCGGTCGGGCTCCATCACGATGAGGACGCGCTTCTCGAGCGCCTTCTCGATGCCCTCGGCGACGACGGGGTCGACCGGCTCGCCGATCTCGGGCACCGGCAGGCCCGCCATGCGGGACCCCACGACCATGCCCACCTTGCTCCTGGGCTCGGGGTCCTCGATGATGAGGCCGCGGCCGTAGAGGGCGACGCCGCGCAGCTCGTTGTACTCCACGCCGTCCTCGACGAGGCACGTCATCGTGGGATTGCGGCGCAGGTTCTGCACCTTCTGCGACTTCTTGTACGTGGTGAAGGCGATCTTGCCGTCGAGCAGCGCGTAGAACATCGTCACCAGGTGCGGCTCGCCCTCCTTGCCGACCGTGGCGACCTGGACCTTGAAGTTGCCGGCGAGGAACGACGCCACCTCGTCGGGCGTCATCTTGATCTGCTCGCGCTTGCTGCCTCCGGCCAAGGGGGGCCTCCCTAACGCTTGCTCGCTGCGACGCGCACAGGATAACCAGGCGCTTTCGGCCCGGTTCACCCGGCACCATGGTGGCGTGTCAGTCCGCGATCTGATCGTCCTCGGCTCCGCCAGCGCGGTGCCGACCAAGGCCCGCAACCACAACGGCTACCTGCTGCGCTGGGACGGCCACGGCGTCCTGTTCGACCCGGGGGAGGGGACGCAGCGGCAGATGTCCCGCGCCGGGGTGTCCGCGCACGACGTGACGTGGATCTGCGTGACCCACTTCCACGGCGACCACTGCCTCGGCGTGCCCGGCGTCGTCCAGCGCATCGCCCGCGACGGCGTCGAGCACCCGGTGGACGCGGCGTTCCCCGCGAGCGGCCGGACCTACTGGGAGCGGCTGCGGCACGCGACCGTCTTCCGCGACACCGACGTCGTCCGCGAGCGGCCCGTCTCGGGCGAGCGGATGCGGCTCGACACCGGAGACGCGCCGTTCACCCTGGAGGCGCGCCGGCTCTCCCATCCCGTCGAGGCGTACGGGTACCGGCTGGAGGAGCCCGACGGCCGCACGATGCTGCCCGAGGAGCTCGCCGCGCGCGGCGTGCGCGGCCCGCTCATCCGCCGGCTCCAGGAGGAGGGCCGGATCACGGCTCCGGACGGACGCACGGTCACCCTGGAGGAGTGCAGCGTGCCCCGTCCCGGCCAGAAGGTCGCGTTCGTCATGGACACCCGCCTCTGCGACGGGGCGAGGGAGCTGGCCGACGGGGTCGACATGCTCGTCATCGAGTCCACGTTCCTCCAGGAGGACGCCGACCTCGCGGCCGAGTACGGCCACCTCACCGCCGCCCAGGCCGCGTCGGTCGCGGCGGAGGCCGGTGTCCAGCGCCTGGTCCTGACGCACTTCTCCGAGCGCTACCCCGCCGAGGACGAGCACCGGTTCCTGGACGAGGCGTCCGCCGTGTTCGGCGGAGAGATCACCCTCGTCCACGATCTCGATCGGATCTCCATGCCGCCGCGTCGCCTAAACGTTCCTGAACGTGGGCAGGAGTCCCACCATGGCTGACGAAGTCGACATCGTGGTGATCGGTCTGGGTCCAGGGGGAGAGGATGTCGCCGGGCGGCTGGCGGAGGCGGGCCTGTCCGTCGCCGCCGCGGAGTCCCGCCTGGTCGGCGGGGAGTGCCCGTACTACGCGTGCATCCCCACCAAGATGATGGTGCGCGCCGCCGGGCTTCTCGCCGAGGGCGGCCGGATCCCGGGGATGGCGGGCGAGGCGTCCGTCCGCGCGGACTGGGCGCCGGTCGCGGCCCGCATCCGCGACGAGGCGACCGACGCGTGGGACGACAAGGTCGCCGCCGACCGCCTCACCGGCAAGGGCGTCGAGCTCGTCCGCGGCGACGGCCGCATCACCGCGCCGGGCGAGGTCACGGTGAACGGCCGCGTGTTCCGCGCCCGCCGCGGCATCGTCCTCAACACCGGCACGTCGCCCGCGGCGCCGCCCGTCGACGGGCTCGCGGGCGTCCCCTACTGGACGAACCGGGAGGCCGTGCAGGCCACGCGCGCGCCGGAGTCGCTGCTCGTCCTCGGCGGAGGCGTCGTCGGCGCGGAGATGGCCCAGGTCTTCTCCCGCTTCGACTGCCGCGTCACCGTGGTGGAGGCGGCCGACCGGCTCCTCCTGAACGAGGAGCCGGAGTCCGGCGAACTCCTCCGCGAGGTCTTCGAACGCGAGGGCATCGGCGTCCGCACCGGCGTGAACGTCACCGCGGTCTCCCATGAGAACGACGAGTTCACCATGCACCTGGGCGACGAGAGCCTCACGGCCGAGCGTCTC
The sequence above is drawn from the Actinomadura hallensis genome and encodes:
- a CDS encoding M1 family metallopeptidase, with translation MHKAGRSPIPCRHGSRTAFRGAAGLAALAVAGSLTAACQVSPFGDDDGTSGPSPGSAATGPAGQATAGDDYVPGDGNGGYDVQHYGLKLDIDPDAAEQLRGTATIKAKATERLARFNLDLEGLDVRSIKVDGAPARRQRAGRELEVTPAKPLKKGAEFTAVIEYSGSPKPVSDPVLGTYGWIRTSDGVFVACQPSGAKSWFPSNDHPSDKATFDFEITVPQGLTAIANGEPETPLTGTGGQTPGTPGGPPGTGPDGPPSGPGIEPIGHRRAQTTSKWRVREPMATYLATVTVGRFDVRTGRTESGVQVITAVDPTLPTVDLDEFHDLNIEITEEFSKLFGPYPFTSTGGLVDNAEVGFALETQTRPVYGSFGARPGIVAHELAHQWFGNSVSVTGWKDIWLNEGFATYAEWLWEEKSGGPSVQRQFDERYESPMAKELWDNPPGDPGRRRMFGRSVYDRGGMTLVALRERVGEDVFYEILRTWAKERRHSNATTAQFVATANKVSGKKLDDFFDDWLYKKGRPAK
- a CDS encoding M1 family metallopeptidase; the protein is MSTTPRALAAVTLGVAAALAVPAAPASAAARFTPGAPGAGDPYFPDMGNGGYDVAHYDIDLKYDPGTRGVRAVTKIKARATQNLSRFNLDFLGPFTISSLKVDGTKASFKRTGAQELVITPRKGLRKNRHFTVTVAYSGVPRPINDATLGTSGWIPTDDGAVMVNQPFGAATVYPVNDHPTDKATYTFTLTAPKDLTTLSNGDLRGTWTKNGQTTTRWVMRHPMASELSMLAIGKYDVITGRTGDRVPNLTATDRAMNIKPDDARKFHRQTAEIQDFQASLYGRYPFTSTGGIVVKGGFGYALETQGRPVYDLGRRPGAVPSGALLAHELGHQWFGDSVTPKRWSDIWLNEGFATYSEWLYAEKFEGTPVQESFDAVYSTPADDELWRNVVADPGRDHIFDGLVYDRGGMAVHVLRKTIGEKAFFRLLKEWPAAYRYGNASTADFVRFAERLSHKKLDKWADAWLYSEGKPSL
- a CDS encoding RDD family protein, whose protein sequence is MTQPPNDPASGDEPEERPHGHPQGPEQPGQYGGRQQPGGQQPHGGQHYGQQPPGQQQPYGQGPYGQDPYGQPHGQQQPYGQQPYGQQPYGQEPYGQQPYGQEQGPGGLPKYPGGQGYGGAGGYFDPAQGLASRWARLGAAIVDIVLVGIVTSLISLPFVDWNRVFNPENNQSMYTSDQLSSNAIGVVLGFFYYWLMHARWGQTLGKKLLGIRVVREADGQAITTGQAAGRSAFYSVLGGICGCIGLINVAWILWDPRKQALHCKVARTVVAKAGPNVPDPYARR
- the ilvA gene encoding threonine ammonia-lyase, which encodes MSAVSVDDVRAARDLLREVVVPTPMIPSRVLSEQIGGPVLLKCENLQRTGSFKIRGAYVRIAGLSDEERAGGVVAASAGNHAQGVALAASMLGCKATVFMPVGAPLPKIAATRGYGAEVVFPGPTVDECLVAAQEYADESGAVLIHPFDHPDVVSGQGTIGLEIMEACPDVRTIVSPVGGGGLLAGIAAAAKGIAEETGGPKIKALGAQAKRAAAFPPSLAAGRPLAVEVEPTMADGIAVGRPGRLTHAMFGELVDAVVTVTEESISQALLLCLERAKQVVEPAGAAGVAALLEHGYAVEPPVVVVLSGGNIDPLLLSKVLRHGLAGAGRYLVVRCRLKDRPGALVTLLSELAELGVNVLDVMHERVAARLHVEEAEVLMHLETRGSDHSEDVLGRLRERGYTLTLS
- a CDS encoding RDD family protein, whose protein sequence is MSEPPQNPQFRDEEGQAPDPESPAPDGPDRTPERPPPYQGTYGAGPGQAPPPVPAPGAGAAGPQPGYGPPGQPLPGPGGPQDHLAGRWARLGAALLDSLILGVVSIPAVLFSIRWDAMEESMSSGEPVTELTELYHIPRLIGAYVVVFLLGFAYFTVAHAKWGQTIGKKALGIRVVSVAGHSALTWRQAIGRQAFVYAVSVATALLNLVPGGALIGALGMLDNAWILWDAQKQAVHDKVAGTLVVKAPPWAPNPYARS